CTATAAAGAAGAAGGCATCGGGAGAGCCTCTCAAGGTGGTAAACGATCAGACCGGAACTCCCACCAGTGCAATCGAGGTCTGCCGTCAGGTATTGAATTGTCTTGAGAGCGGGCAAAATGGCATTTTTCATAGTACCTGCGAAGGTTCATGCACCTGGTATGATTTTGCACGGGAGATACTTACAAGTTCCGGGATCGATGTAGAGCTGCTGCCCTGCACCACTGAGGAGTTTCCCAGACCTGCTCCCCGCCCCCGCTTTAGTGTGCTGGAGAACGCCAGACTCAAGAGCCTGGGGCTTAATACCATGCCGGACTGGAGAGAAGCATTCGCAAATTTTATCAATGACGAAAAGAAAGCGGTTTAAAGGATGAAAACGATACTTGTGACCGGAGGAGCCGGGTTTATAGGCTCCAATTTTATTCTCTACCTTCTTGAGAAGAACAAAGACTGCATGGTAATAAATCTCGATGCTCTGACATACGCGGGTAACCCCGAAAATCTTCGTCCGGTCGAGAATGATCCCCGTTACCTTTTTGTAAAGGGCGATATCTGTGACAGCAGACTTGTAAATAATCTTTTCAAAGAACACGATTTCGATGCGGTTGTGCATTTTGCAGCTGAATCGCATGTTGACAGAAGCATAACCGGTCCTGAGCAGTTTGTGAAAACAAATGTATTTGGCACACAGGTTCTTCTTCAGGCTGCGAAAACAAGCTGGGAGGGGAAGTATGAGAGGAAGAGATTTCTTCATATTTCCACTGATGAGGTCTATGGGACACTGGGTCCTGAGGGCTTTTTCCGGGAGGACACGCCTCTTGCACCCAACAGCCCCTATTCGGCATCAAAAGCAGGCAGCGACCTTCTGGTACGTTCCTTTTTTGAAACATACGGTTTTCCATCACTTATTACCCGATGCTCCAACAATTACGGCCCTCTGCAGTTTCCAGAGAAGCTTATTCCTCTGACAATTACAAACGCCCTGCGTGATCTGCCGCTTCCGGTTTATGGTGACGG
This genomic window from Fibrobacter sp. contains:
- the rfbB gene encoding dTDP-glucose 4,6-dehydratase is translated as MKTILVTGGAGFIGSNFILYLLEKNKDCMVINLDALTYAGNPENLRPVENDPRYLFVKGDICDSRLVNNLFKEHDFDAVVHFAAESHVDRSITGPEQFVKTNVFGTQVLLQAAKTSWEGKYERKRFLHISTDEVYGTLGPEGFFREDTPLAPNSPYSASKAGSDLLVRSFFETYGFPSLITRCSNNYGPLQFPEKLIPLTITNALRDLPLPVYGDGRNVRDWLFVKDHCAAVELVLREGVPGRVYNIGGSNEWQNIDIVKLICTELGKPHSLIAFVKDRLGHDRRYAIDATRIRTELNWSPSVSFEQGIKETIRWYCENRGWWERLLER